Proteins from one Oncorhynchus masou masou isolate Uvic2021 chromosome 12, UVic_Omas_1.1, whole genome shotgun sequence genomic window:
- the LOC135549503 gene encoding CD276 antigen-like isoform X1, protein MVKSILQRPIKRFEMSGWFFILLIAALRDIDAFEVQAPQPRVVAVYNQPAILGCVFPPSLDLGSPLDEGLVVTWQRVEDLRVVHSFYYGTDQLARQSGEYHNRTGLFHSQLPGGNASLRLESVGPGDQGRYLCSVNNMKGTGKAEVQLKYAAFYTEPHLTVQAQHSYMTFLYETEGYPEPEVRWLDPHGHNLTHNISVTQSSKAPGLLLSLRTQLVMQAGGAVNYTFSLRNQLLEQVMERSLSYESSSRNYGDCPRDRSTLLMLFIPAGGCLVIFLIFLYFRRKRTSESQNMTEITGRKRTCDKNTSPLEARTSNCELDVSPPSPVREG, encoded by the exons ATGGTGAAGTCTATTTTACAGCGTCCCATCAAACGATTCGAGATGTCGGGATGGTTCTTTATTCTGCTCATCGCTGCACTCAGAGACATTG ATGCCTTCGAAGTACAGGCGCCCCAGCCCAGAGTGGTAGCCGTCTATAACCAACCGGCTATTTTGGGCTGTGTGTTCCCCCCTAGCCTTGACCTTGGTTCCCCCCTGGATGAGGGTCTCGTGGTGACATGGCAGAGGGTAGAAGATTTGCGGGTGGTCCACAGTTTCTACTACGGAACAGACCAACTGGCGCGCCAGAGCGGGGAGTATCACAACCGCACTGGACTGTTCCATTCCCAGCTCCCTGGGGGAAACGCATCCCTCAGGTTGGAGAGTGTAGGTCCAGGGGATCAGGGAAGATATCTCTGTTCGGTTAATAACatgaaggggacaggaaaggctGAGGTCCAGCTCAAATACGCAG cattcTACACAGAGCCTCACCTTACAGTCCAGGCCCAGCACTCTTACATGACCTTCCTCTATGAGACTGAAGGTTACCCAGAACCAGAGGTCCGCTGGTTGGACCCGCATGGCCATAACCTCACGCATAACATCTCAGTGACCCAGTCGTCCAAGGCCCcgggcctgctcctctccctccgtACCCAGCTGGTGATGCAGGCTGGTGGGGCAGTCAACTACACCTTCTCCCTGAGGAACCAGCTCCTGGAGCAGGTCATGGAGAGGTCACTGAGTTATG AGTCAAGCAGTAGAAACTATGGCGACTGCCCCAGAGACAGATCTACACTGCTGATGTTGTTCATCCCTGCTGGAGGCTGCTTGGTTATTTTCCTCATATTCCTTTACTTTCGACGCAAACGGACATCTGAATCACAAAATATGACAGAAATAACTGGGCGTAAACGAACTTGTGACAAGAACACTAGTCCTCTAGAGGCAAGGACATCCAACTGCGAATTGGACgtctcacctccaagcccagtacGTGAAGGTTAA
- the LOC135549503 gene encoding CD276 antigen-like isoform X2: MSGWFFILLIAALRDIDAFEVQAPQPRVVAVYNQPAILGCVFPPSLDLGSPLDEGLVVTWQRVEDLRVVHSFYYGTDQLARQSGEYHNRTGLFHSQLPGGNASLRLESVGPGDQGRYLCSVNNMKGTGKAEVQLKYAAFYTEPHLTVQAQHSYMTFLYETEGYPEPEVRWLDPHGHNLTHNISVTQSSKAPGLLLSLRTQLVMQAGGAVNYTFSLRNQLLEQVMERSLSYESSSRNYGDCPRDRSTLLMLFIPAGGCLVIFLIFLYFRRKRTSESQNMTEITGRKRTCDKNTSPLEARTSNCELDVSPPSPVREG; the protein is encoded by the exons ATGTCGGGATGGTTCTTTATTCTGCTCATCGCTGCACTCAGAGACATTG ATGCCTTCGAAGTACAGGCGCCCCAGCCCAGAGTGGTAGCCGTCTATAACCAACCGGCTATTTTGGGCTGTGTGTTCCCCCCTAGCCTTGACCTTGGTTCCCCCCTGGATGAGGGTCTCGTGGTGACATGGCAGAGGGTAGAAGATTTGCGGGTGGTCCACAGTTTCTACTACGGAACAGACCAACTGGCGCGCCAGAGCGGGGAGTATCACAACCGCACTGGACTGTTCCATTCCCAGCTCCCTGGGGGAAACGCATCCCTCAGGTTGGAGAGTGTAGGTCCAGGGGATCAGGGAAGATATCTCTGTTCGGTTAATAACatgaaggggacaggaaaggctGAGGTCCAGCTCAAATACGCAG cattcTACACAGAGCCTCACCTTACAGTCCAGGCCCAGCACTCTTACATGACCTTCCTCTATGAGACTGAAGGTTACCCAGAACCAGAGGTCCGCTGGTTGGACCCGCATGGCCATAACCTCACGCATAACATCTCAGTGACCCAGTCGTCCAAGGCCCcgggcctgctcctctccctccgtACCCAGCTGGTGATGCAGGCTGGTGGGGCAGTCAACTACACCTTCTCCCTGAGGAACCAGCTCCTGGAGCAGGTCATGGAGAGGTCACTGAGTTATG AGTCAAGCAGTAGAAACTATGGCGACTGCCCCAGAGACAGATCTACACTGCTGATGTTGTTCATCCCTGCTGGAGGCTGCTTGGTTATTTTCCTCATATTCCTTTACTTTCGACGCAAACGGACATCTGAATCACAAAATATGACAGAAATAACTGGGCGTAAACGAACTTGTGACAAGAACACTAGTCCTCTAGAGGCAAGGACATCCAACTGCGAATTGGACgtctcacctccaagcccagtacGTGAAGGTTAA